The genome window TCGTCTTTTCCTGCTCCCCTatcgaagaagacgaaaagaCACTGGTGAAGCTGGCtaagaagatgaagaagaataacGTCTCGATCGATGTCATTGCCTTTGGAGACCTGGAGTCCGATCAAACCAAGAAATTGGAGGCGTTCGTGGAGAATGTCAAGGGTGGCGACGGCTCTAACCTAGCCATTATCCCCCCGGGTCCGAACCTGCTCAGTGAGGAGCTTCAGGCCACGCCTATTTTGGGCGGCGAGGCGGGAGTAGGCGGCGCCGGTGCGGAAGGTGGTGACGGCGGCTTTAATTTCGAGGACGCTGCTGAAAACGACCCTGAGCTCGCATTCGCCTTGCGTCTTTCgcttgaggaggaaaagaatcggcaggagaaggagaagcgtGAGAGGGAAGAGGCTGAACGCAAAGCGAACCTTGAAAAAATTCCCGAGGAAGGCCAGCCGGGCGGGGAATCGAGTGGAGGccaagacaagaaagaggaCGGTGACAAGATGGACACCGCGTAAGAAAGCGTCGCGTGATTTTCTATATGGTGGATGATTCTAATGCATACCCGGCGTTTCTCTGTATTGACATCTGCTCTTGTAATTCTAGAAAGCGTGTCTTCCCCCCACGCGCTTTGAAGAAGTGATACAAAATGTATTGCAAAGTCTATCATGACCACAAAACCGTACTGCATGTCAGCACTGATCACTCCGCTAAGTGGCGAGCACGTCCATTCGCCAGCACTCAATATTGGTCTAATTCCAGTCCTGACAGCTCATCATGTCCTCCCCCGCAACCAACCACCTAGATGTCGATCAAACGCCTCACACCGGACAGGCATCTCCAGCTGATAAAAAGGATTCTTCATCACATAGTCCGAATATAACTCGtagatcttcttcatcaccgcATCAATATTCGCCATGAGCGGATCCGTGAACAAAAGGAACTTGGTCCCCGTCAACGTCTGGAAACACGTTAACCGGAACTTATCCGTCTCGAGCGACTCCAGGCCCGTCACTGGTGCGCCGGGATTAGGAAGGCTGTATGCCGACGCCGCCGGTGTCGGGGTGGATGTGCCTGAGGGCGACGAGAGGGCGACGTTCGAGGAAGCGGGTGTCGTTGGGAGGGGAGAAGAGATGGGGATTTTGGGGGTGATGGAGCGGGTGATGGCGTGGACGCTGTGTACGACGGTTGCTGTTAGCAATTGCTTTCAAAAAGTGATTCTCCCGTGGCACGGCGGTAATTAGAGGCAACGTACCCGTGAAACGTCCCTGCTAGGACGAGGTAGTCGTTTGTAGAAAGTTTGCGTAGGCCCGGCTGGAATTCGCGCTGGTAGATTAAGCCACCGgctttgttgatgatgatgagggagAAGACGGCCCTGTGTATGAGGTTGGTCAATCGCGATGTGTATATGTAGGGGAAGGTTTGATGTACATAGTGGATAGTGAGGATTCGGACAATCGTCctgctggagaagggagTTCAAGGCTTTGAATCGTGCAGCATCACTCTAATTCGTGATTCGAGTATGTTATACGTGTGGTGTATATCGGATCGGGAATCTCATGTCATCGTTATCGTGTCGTTATAGTCATTGATATTGGCCGCACCTGAGGAGATGCGGAGATAGGAGTTGTTTCGGGGACGGATGCTTGCTGGGTTGTGGTGCTATTTATTCCGCACCCAAGGCGACGAGATTGGACGCAGACCTGGCTCTGACCGCCAATAGAATACTTATCTTGGCAGGTTCTTACTACGTTTTAGATCATACAGAGCAATCCTCGACTTCCAGAGATATACGTTCGACATATTCAATACCGAGTTTTGCAGCATTTCTCACACAGACTCATGTTAATTAGGCCAATTTCAACGAAAGTTTGCTGAGGAACCGTTGCTGTCAACCAACTTGTCCTCTGCATTGTCCAAGTGAATACACCTCTCAGTCTAACAACACCGATCAAGGAACCAACATCAAAGACAGTGCTATCTGCGACAAAGTTCTTCTGCAGAGTTACTCGTCCGTTTAGAAAGTAAGACATCTATAGACAAACCGTGTAACACTCTTCCGCTACCGCCTCAAGAATGACTGACTACCATACTGAACAGTCCCTTCCCTCCTCGACCCCCAGCCTTGACATAAACCAAGTATCCAGGAGCTCAGGCATATCGATATTGTCCGCACTGATCAGGGACCCTTTGTGGAGCAGCTTTACAGCTTCATAGAGCTGCGAGTCAGGCAAATAGAACTTCTTCCAGTGATCGAGGCCATATTTCACTGCCCTCGGCTTCACCTTTCTTTATATATGCAACTTCTTGAGCGATTCCGCAGCAGGACCCTTCAGGACACAAATGAGGTCTTCCATCCTAGCTACTTGTATAAGGGCTCGAGCTACCTGAGCACCTCCTGAGCTCAATTCCAGAGTATAGACGTTGCGATCGTGCCGGCCGCATAGAATCGCACCCATGCGATGGCGGAGTTACTAACATAGGCATCGAATTCAATTATGAAGTTGTGACGGCTAAGGTTAACCTGATCTCTTTGAAAAATTATCATCTACTTCCTCTGTGTGAAGGTCTGCATGACCTTGGCCAACTCCCAGGGCTGGTTCCCAAATCTCTCTTGCGGCTGGGTAAACGTATGCTCGTGCAGAGCTGATGCTGTGTCTCTAACTTGAAGTTTATCAGCCTGAGTCATCTACCTGGTGGAAGGAACAAGAGACGTACCGGCCTGGCTTCTTGTATGTTTGAAACTGGTCACCGATTGGACCACCACGGTTGAACCTTTTTAGAAAACCGTTATCCCTTAATGACAAAAAAATGATAGCAAAAACAGTGGTATAGGATTAGTCTGGATCTACGCATTTACGCGCTGTCTGGACATTGAAGGTAGAGGAACACGTAATGAACTGCTCACCCATCACTGGATACGCGCTACACAATGGGTCAAGCTTTACTTATCTCCGAGATGAAAATCAGCAGACCAAATAGCAGATCACATCTGAATGTTTTCAAGATCCCAGAAGATCCGAAGCTCCGTGCATCCGGAGGATGGTCTAATCTCCCGTCAGGGTTGCGAAGTAAACCACGACCTAGTGTTGCCCTCCACTGCCCTGCGCGAGTACAGGGTACAATGAAAGGTCTCATACTGAATCCTACGTAGTGTCTCTGCCTTAGTTAACACTTGTATGAGATCGGCAAGACCGAAAGATATTCGATACGGATGTGATGTGAAAGTGTTTTCCAGTGACCAGGCGCCTGAAGCAGAACCGTTAAATCCGGCGATCCTGACTCAAGAATAGGTAGATATCTCCCTTGATTCGGCAATATTCCATGTCTAGTCTCCTCGACCGAACAGCCCTAGATCAGCAGGAACCTATATTGTGTCTCTACACACAAATGCTTGACATTGGTAGGGCTGTATATATGCAGATGTGGTACTCGCCTTACCTTTGTCTGGAGCGAGACATGGGATCTCCACAAGGCAGTTGCTAGAGTCAGGAGCAACTGAGCTATCAAGACCTTCGAATATTGCAAGATTCTTAGTTGGATATTCACGTATGACATTGTTCACTTTTCGAGTTCGAATGCTCGAGAAAAGGGTATTCAGGGGGATGTCTATCAAAATGCGCATGTAGGGGAAATCTAGGGCACATAGGTCGTTGTGAAGTCGTCAAGTCGTAAAGAGGGGGTAAATCTCCCAGGCAAACATAAGAGCACGGAACAAAATATAGAATAAGGCATGACTGGGTTGGTTTGATGCGGGTCTTCTCAATGGAAGATTTCTTCTGTCACTGCCCTTAGGTTGGCAGTTTGCCTTTTGAACTCGGCGTTCAAGACAAGCGGCAGCTTTCAAACTAATGTTGATGCCGGTGTCTCTTCACTCTCAAGGCCGTTTGAGTatgatactccgtaggaCGGCAGTCATGCAGGGCTGAGAGTCGAATCAGAGTCTCTGGAGCGTTCATGTCATCTCCTGTAGCTCACATGGGCTTTGGTTCTGCTGAGGCGCGTTGTGGCCACAAGTCTCTTAAAAGACGCGACTTCCGAGATGCTCACTCGAATGCCGGAGGAAGGGATTGAGTTGGATGAGCACATCTCCCAGGCACTCTAGCCGGTGCGCGCTCCAAGTTCATCGTGGTGGATTATAGGGAGAGTTATCTCTCATGATGTAGACCTCCCCAACGAGGACGGTACAACCTACAGCCATGGAAATGGCAATGATGGGAAGGTTCACTCGCGCAAAGTCAAGGCTGCGGACGCGAATATGCTTTCTCGCAAGAATATCCCGCCAAAGCAGACCGGCTAACGATGCACTAAAAGCGGTGCTAAAGGCACCGTAGTTGACTCCGATCGCCATACTGTACACGGTCGCCCAAAATGTCCGGTCACTGATGAAGGTGCCGTGCTCGTCGTTGATCTGCTTCCATGCTTGTATGACCCGGGAAAGGAGAATGGTGGTACCGATATTGGTGCCAGCAAACTGGAGTAAACGTGACAGATTAGTTGAGCAAGTCCTACTGCGTCAATGTAGAGCTTCGCAACTCACGTTACATAGAATCACCGAAACAAAGCCCATGCCTCCAATAGCTCCGACGGTCCCCGTCTTGTCCACCCAATGGTCCCATCCGTAAGCGAAGACGGGGACCCAGCCCTTGGTGACTAAGGCTTGTACGAGGACAAACATGGCAAAGGAGAAAGGTACAAGTGCAAATGGCATGTGTGACACAACCGCTGTAGCTGTGGGGAATGTCTCCTGCGACCACCTGTACACGTCTGCGGCAAGGGACACTAGGGTTACCCGTCCTCGACCATTTCCTGATGAGACCTCGTGTGAGACCTTCTCGGAGAATACCCGTCTTTCCACGTCCATCTCAAGAGTGGAAATTGCACCTGACAGCTCCCGTGGTGCGGATGTGGGGAGTTCCTGCTTTTCGTTCAGCGTGCTCATGGCGTCGGTTGTGAATTGTCCGTTCTGCAACGGATCATCCTTGGGTGCCAGCGTCGAAATGGATGATTCTAGTGGAGAGGCCAGCGTCTGGCTTTGGCCATCCGACATTTGGGACGAAAAGCCGGTGGAAGCTCGATCTGATGGCCGTATGTTTGTGACATAGGCCGTATTCCCCTTATCGGTGCCTGCTTCAGGGTGGGGCTCTTTCTGTAATCGAGCGTCTGTCGATTCGGCGAATTCATATGCCTCGGCAATCTGTTGTGCGCGCATGGTTTCCTCATCCCTAAGGGCACGCTCTGCTCGGGCCTGTTCAATTTCTGCGCGGCCTTTACGGGCAATCTCGCGTGTTTCACGGCGGTGGTACCATCCAAACGCAAGGTCCCAGCACAGCATCACCCCCGCAGCTGGCAGGGTCACCCAGTAAACGGGTTTCGGGTGGCCCTTTTGGCTAGAGGCATTGAGGGCTAGCAGAGTAATGAGCGTGGCCGCCATGATGAGAGCTCCAAATGCAGCACCCCCTTTATCAAGAAAAGGATTCATAATCTCTTCAAGAGAGAGCTTTTGTTCATCATCCGCGAGGTCTTCTTGCTCATCGGCCCTTCCCCTCGCATGAGGTATGTTGGGGTTTAcgggcttcttctctttttcttcttctgtgaGCTCGTGCATCTTGATGGAAAGAGGAATGAGGGATTCATCCGCGAAGATGATGTACAGTAGGAAAGGAAACAAGACAATAGCGGTGACCACGACGGGAACAATCATGTTAGCAGTGTACTCAATGAATTTGACCTGGAAGGCCCCCGCTAGCACGAGATTGGTTGGGTTCGAGGAGACAAGGATCGCGGAGGCGATATTGGCAACAGCAAACTGACTGTGAATCCAGGCTCTTGGATGGACGATGTTGCTTGATACTCGAGTCATATAGGCGAGGAATGCGGTACCGGAGAGAATAATCGGATCATTTCCAATGAAGCTTCCTAggccgaagaaaaaggcgTAGAGGTAAAAGAAGAGCCGGTGCCCGACCCTACCACCTTTTTGAAGGACTTTGAAAGCCAGGTACCTAATCAGACCGGATGCATCGATGGAGATAGCGATATAAGCCAGAGTtaggaagaaggccatgaTATCGATTGGGATGATATTGTCGGCCCCAAGCGTGCCACCACGCACTTCCTCCCGTCCGATCGCCAGAATCGCTAGCAGAAACAGGTCTGCAATGAGCGGTGCTGTGACAAAGTTAAGAGGAAAGTTCATTCGCACATATGGCTTAAGTTTGCCATTGGCGTCTTCCTGATCGTCGGGTTGAAAGCGATTTTCCCTCGGAGGGATAATTCGCAATTTGCTCAAAAAATCCAGCACTGCATTTGAGAAAGCGCGTGGGACGTAGATGGGGATATGGAAGGGGAAAAGTACGATGATATCTGCAAGAGTCAGTCGCTTAGGATCCGATGCGGTCCACATTCATCTAGCAGACATACTAGTGATAATGAAAACAATAAGTGTGACGATGGAACGCCAGTTCTTGATCTTGCCGGTATCGAGATCCGCCGCCATTCTGTAAACCGTCCTTGTATGAACGAACCCCTTCAAGGCTTGCCGGAGATTCAGCGTTTCCCCCCTCGAATTGCGGTTTTCGAGCTTGGAGGGTTGCGGCCCGAGACCGCTGTGATAGAAATCAGATGCACCAAGGACTGCAAACGTGGAAAAACGCTTTCAAGAAATAGGTATAAGCACACAATCAAGCGTTAATAGGCAACAGGCGCCATTTGACAGGGTCTCGTGCGCTTTCCTGTCTTCAAGGTGCAAGAATACAAAAGCTCCTTGGTCATAAAAATCCGACCAGCAAAACTGACGTCGAGAGGAATGTTTAGACTTGATTATCGGTCGGGAACCATGTCGTCCTTCAGACACACTCCATCTTTGCCGAGTCAGTCAACCACCACATGCATCGTCGATGAAGAGAAACGGATAGAACAAATCAAAAGGAGGACGATGGCCCTCTATATCATTATGTCGGAATAGCACTTGATCTCCTTTGGCTGGAGGGGATAAAAAGGGCGGTGGCACAAGACAGATACGCTCCGAGTGCAACCAACCCTTAAAGGGTTAGCAGTGAGGGATTGGGTGCACTTTCTTAGGATAAAACTCGATTAGCCGAATGCTAATAAGAATGACCTCGTCACCCAAGCGAGGCGC of Aspergillus fumigatus Af293 chromosome 2, whole genome shotgun sequence contains these proteins:
- a CDS encoding putative O-methyltransferase, with protein sequence MTQADKLQVRDTASALHEHTFTQPQERFGNQPWELAKVMQTFTQRKDQVNLSRHNFIIEFDAYVSNSAIAWVRFYAAGTIATKVKPRAVKYGLDHWKKFYLPDSQLYEAVKLLHKGSLISADNIDMPELLDTWFMSRLGVEEGRDCSVW
- a CDS encoding trafficking protein particle complex subunit 4, encoding MAVFSLIIINKAGGLIYQREFQPGLRKLSTNDYLVLAGTFHGVHAITRSITPKIPISSPLPTTPASSNVALSSPSGTSTPTPAASAYSLPNPGAPVTGLESLETDKFRLTCFQTLTGTKFLLFTDPLMANIDAVMKKIYELYSDYVMKNPFYQLEMPVRCEAFDRHLGGWLRGRT
- a CDS encoding proteasome regulatory particle base subunit RPN10 — encoded protein: MSLEATMIIVDNSESSRNGDYTSTRWQAQVDAVSVIHSAKMRAHPQSAVGLMSMGGKGPEVLSTFTSDFGSILAGLHRTKIHGTAHLSSSIQVAGLALKHRSEKSQRQRIIVFSCSPIEEDEKTLVKLAKKMKKNNVSIDVIAFGDLESDQTKKLEAFVENVKGGDGSNLAIIPPGPNLLSEELQATPILGGEAGVGGAGAEGGDGGFNFEDAAENDPELAFALRLSLEEEKNRQEKEKREREEAERKANLEKIPEEGQPGGESSGGQDKKEDGDKMDTA
- a CDS encoding putative arsenite efflux transporter ArsB-like translates to MAADLDTGKIKNWRSIVTLIVFIITNIIVLFPFHIPIYVPRAFSNAVLDFLSKLRIIPPRENRFQPDDQEDANGKLKPYVRMNFPLNFVTAPLIADLFLLAILAIGREEVRGGTLGADNIIPIDIMAFFLTLAYIAISIDASGLIRYLAFKVLQKGGRVGHRLFFYLYAFFFGLGSFIGNDPIILSGTAFLAYMTRVSSNIVHPRAWIHSQFAVANIASAILVSSNPTNLVLAGAFQVKFIEYTANMIVPVVVTAIVLFPFLLYIIFADESLIPLSIKMHELTEEEKEKKPVNPNIPHARGRADEQEDLADDEQKLSLEEIMNPFLDKGGAAFGALIMAATLITLLALNASSQKGHPKPVYWVTLPAAGVMLCWDLAFGWYHRRETREIARKGRAEIEQARAERALRDEETMRAQQIAEAYEFAESTDARLQKEPHPEAGTDKGNTAYVTNIRPSDRASTGFSSQMSDGQSQTLASPLESSISTLAPKDDPLQNGQFTTDAMSTLNEKQELPTSAPRELSGAISTLEMDVERRVFSEKVSHEVSSGNGRGRVTLVSLAADVYRWSQETFPTATAVVSHMPFALVPFSFAMFVLVQALVTKGWVPVFAYGWDHWVDKTGTVGAIGGMGFVSVILCNFAGTNIGTTILLSRVIQAWKQINDEHGTFISDRTFWATVYSMAIGVNYGAFSTAFSASLAGLLWRDILARKHIRVRSLDFARVNLPIIAISMAVGCTVLVGEVYIMRDNSPYNPPR